In a genomic window of Primulina huaijiensis isolate GDHJ02 chromosome 10, ASM1229523v2, whole genome shotgun sequence:
- the LOC140986610 gene encoding uncharacterized protein, whose translation MDCCLVANEVVEEHRKKKKKGWVFKVDFGKAYDNVDWRFLEFVLQKKGFGERWRKWIRVDALGRLVDKAKELNEVRGPVVGRENLKISHIQFVDDTLFLLQTERHVMAMVEIIKLFEQKSGLKINFEKSVVLGINCEDEVFGLAQAIG comes from the exons ATGGATTGTTGTCTTGTTGCAAATGAAGTGGTTGAGGAACACcgtaagaagaaaaaaaagggtTGGGTGTTTAAGGTGGACTTTGGAAAGGCGTATGACAACGTTGACTGGAGATTTCTAGAGTTTGTGTTACAAAAGAAAGGTTTTGGAGAGAGATGGAGGAAGTGGATAAGGG TTGATGCTTTGGGAAGGTTAGTTGACAAGGCTAAGGAATTGAATGAGGTGAGAGGACCGGTGGTGGGAAgggaaaatttgaaaatttcgcaTATTCAATTTGTGGATGACACGTTGTTTTTGTTACAAACGGAAAGGCACGTGATGGCAATGGTggaaataatcaaattattcgAGCAAAAATCAGGGTTAAAGATCAACTTCGAAAAAAGTGTAGTGTTGGGGATCAATTGCGAGGATGAAGTGTTTGGTTTGGCACAAGCAATTGGgtga
- the LOC140986611 gene encoding uncharacterized protein → MWKSRFVEWVCLPSDGRSGGIIVMWDPRLVVVRSNLIGEFSVSIEMELKDNIMWWFSAIYGPVKPREREKFWDELGGLSSICGERWCLGGDFNVVRNTREKMNSNSNTTSMLCFDKLIGELGLYDPPLLNAKYTWSNLRDDPICCRLDRFLISNGWMDFFPHFRQMVLPRITSDHYPVILDTTKSKWGPTPFRFKNVWLSHQNFRDLVRVWWNDGMNQGWEGYKFMKKLKKLKGDISSWNREVFGNVGVRYADLSYRINYLDELEAEGRWSERLNSERRDAKCELENLSFKRFQLESQKAKVRWLTERDHNSKFFHSLLTNRRSKSIIDKVELEDGSLVTKEEQTEEDIVKYFTNLYRKYEGEGGGGVLMGWNGALWIRVQQRRWKFLSLKTRSKKQCLIVKGPKLQVRIGSQWHFSKRIGIRLRRT, encoded by the coding sequence ATGTGGAAGTCAAGATTTGTGGAATGGGTCTGTCTTCCATCGGATGGGCGTTCGGGGGGTATAATTGTGATGTGGGATCCGAGATTGGTGGTGGTCAGAAGTAATTTGATAGGCGAATTCTCGGTGTCAATTGAAATGGAACTTAAGGATAACATCATGTGGTGGTTCTCAGCGATTTATGGACCTGTCAAACCGAGAGAGAGGGAGAAATTCTGGGATGAATTAGGAGGACTGAGTTCTATTTGCGGGGAAAGGTGGTGTTTGGGAGGAGACTTTAATGTTGTCAGAAATACGAGAGAAAAAATGAATAGCAATTCCAACACTACGAGCATGTTATGTTTTGATAAGTTGATAGGAGAACTGGGACTGTATGACCCTCCTCTTTTGAATGCAAAGTACACGTGGTCTAATTTAAGGGATGATCCGATTTGTTGCCGATTAGACAGATTTCTCATCTCGAATGGATGGATGGACTTCTTCCCTCACTTCAGACAGATGGTGTTACCCAGGATTACTTCGGATCATTATCCAGTTATTTTAGATACCACCAAGTCGAAATGGGGACCTACTCCGTTCAGATTCAAAAATGTTTGGTTGTCTCATCAGAATTTTAGAGATTTGGTCCGTGTATGGTGGAATGATGGAATGAATCAAGGTTGGGAAGGgtataaatttatgaaaaaactaaaaaaactgAAAGGGGATATCTCAAGCTGGAACAGAGAAGTTTTTGGAAATGTAGGTGTCAGATATGCAGATTTGAGTTATAGGATTAATTATTTGGATGAGTTAGAAGCTGAGGGAAGATGGTCTGAAAGGTTAAATTCCGAAAGAAGAGATGCAAAATGTGAGCTGGAAAATTTGTCATTTAAAAGGTTTCAATTGGAGAGCCAAAAGGCGAAAGTGAGATGGCTGACGGAAAGAGATCATAATTCAAAGTTCTTTCACTCATTGTTGACCAACAGAAGAAGCAAATCGATTATAGATAAGGTGGAGTTGGAGGATGGGTCATTGGTTACGAAAGAGGAACAGACTGAAGAAGacattgtaaaatattttacgaATCTGTATAGGAAATATGAGGGagaagggggggggggggttttGATGGGTTGGAATGGTGCCCTTTGGATACGAGTGCAGCAGAGGCGTTGGAAATTTCTTTCTCTGAAGACGAGGTCAAAAAAGCAGTGTTTGATTGTGAAGGGTCCAAAGCTCCAGGTCCGGATAGGTTCACAATGGCATTTTTCCAAAAGAATTGGGATACGGTTAAGGAGGACTTAA